The following proteins are co-located in the Pirellulales bacterium genome:
- the epmB gene encoding EF-P beta-lysylation protein EpmB, whose translation MSILTPQSELVRARPDGGFPAWQAELRAAVRDAAELCRRLDLPVELVAGTAAAAAQFPTFVPPAYLARIQRGDPADPLLRQVLPVAAESTAVPGFTADPVADGAAREAPGLLHKYSGRALLVATGACAVHCRYCFRRHYPYEETPHADAAWNPALDAIAADPLLHEVILSGGDPLMLVDGRLARLVERIAAIPHVARLRVHTRLPIMIPARVTDDLLEWLCGSRLTPIMAIHANHARELDAETAAALDRLRRAGVMLLNQAVLLAGVNDSVEALAELSERLVAVGVAPYYLHQLDRVQGATRFEVPETSGRELVAELARRLPGYMVPRYVREVPGAPAKLPVA comes from the coding sequence ATGAGCATTTTAACGCCGCAGAGCGAGCTTGTCCGCGCCCGTCCTGACGGGGGTTTCCCGGCGTGGCAGGCCGAGTTGCGCGCCGCGGTGCGCGATGCCGCGGAGTTGTGCCGCCGGCTCGATTTGCCGGTCGAACTGGTCGCCGGCACGGCGGCTGCGGCAGCCCAGTTCCCCACGTTCGTCCCCCCGGCGTATCTGGCGCGGATTCAGCGGGGCGACCCGGCCGACCCGCTCCTGCGGCAGGTACTGCCGGTCGCGGCCGAGTCGACCGCCGTCCCAGGCTTCACAGCCGACCCTGTGGCCGACGGCGCCGCCCGGGAGGCCCCGGGGCTGCTCCACAAGTACTCGGGCCGGGCCCTGTTGGTCGCGACCGGGGCCTGCGCGGTCCATTGTCGATACTGCTTCCGACGCCACTACCCGTACGAGGAAACGCCCCACGCCGACGCGGCCTGGAACCCCGCCTTGGACGCAATCGCCGCCGACCCGCTGCTGCACGAGGTCATCCTCAGCGGCGGCGATCCGTTGATGCTGGTCGATGGCCGGCTCGCGCGACTCGTCGAGCGGATCGCGGCGATCCCGCACGTCGCTCGACTGCGAGTCCACACCCGGCTGCCGATCATGATCCCCGCGCGGGTGACCGACGATCTGCTCGAGTGGCTGTGCGGATCGCGGCTGACGCCGATCATGGCGATCCACGCCAACCATGCTCGGGAACTCGACGCCGAGACGGCCGCTGCGCTCGACAGGCTGCGCCGCGCCGGCGTGATGCTGCTCAATCAAGCCGTTCTGTTGGCCGGAGTGAACGATTCGGTCGAGGCGCTTGCCGAGCTGAGCGAACGGCTCGTCGCGGTCGGCGTAGCTCCGTATTACCTCCATCAACTCGATCGCGTTCAGGGAGCGACCCGCTTCGAGGTCCCCGAGACGAGCGGCCGCGAGTTGGTCGCCGAACTCGCCCGCCGCCTGCCGGGTTACATGGTCCCGCGATACGTCCGCGAAGTCCCCGGCGCCCCGGCGAAGCTGCCGGTCGCCTAG
- the efp gene encoding elongation factor P codes for MGTYHTSDFKKGLKVQIDGIPYQMVEMNFRKPGKGTALYECKMRNLIRGTVVDRTYRAGQTLESADVSEFTAQYLYRSGENFVFMNNNDYEQYELTEEQVGDSARFLKENMDCQLMVYNNLPIAVTAPNHVILQVTYCEPGAKGNTATNVTKPVTLETGAEILAPAFINQGDWLRVDTRTGEYIERTKEPGA; via the coding sequence ATGGGTACCTATCATACCAGCGATTTCAAGAAGGGGCTGAAGGTTCAGATCGACGGCATCCCGTACCAAATGGTGGAAATGAACTTCCGCAAGCCGGGCAAGGGGACCGCCCTGTACGAGTGCAAGATGCGGAACCTCATCCGCGGCACGGTCGTCGACCGCACCTACCGAGCAGGCCAAACCCTGGAAAGCGCCGACGTGTCGGAGTTCACCGCCCAGTACTTGTACCGGTCGGGGGAGAACTTCGTATTCATGAACAACAATGACTACGAGCAGTACGAGCTCACCGAGGAGCAGGTCGGCGACTCGGCCCGGTTCCTGAAGGAGAACATGGACTGCCAGTTGATGGTGTACAACAATTTGCCGATTGCGGTCACGGCCCCCAATCATGTGATCCTGCAGGTCACGTACTGCGAGCCGGGGGCCAAGGGCAACACGGCCACGAACGTCACCAAACCGGTCACGCTGGAGACGGGGGCCGAGATCCTTGCTCCGGCCTTTATCAATCAGGGAGACTGGCTGCGGGTCGACACCCGAACCGGGGAATATATCGAACGGACCAAGGAACCGGGGGCCTGA
- a CDS encoding LemA family protein encodes MTAAFPVLIALSTTAQVLIGVAIGGVLLAMYLVGVFNRLVALRNRLDNAFSQIDVQLQRRYDLIPNLVETVKGYIKHERETLEAVINARNQAVGAAKAAAAAPGDPAAMHALGGAENALGATLGRLFALAEAYPDLKANQNMAQLTEELTATENKVAFARQAYNDSVNSYNAYRQSFPPVAFAGMFGHSQDAEYLEFDSKAIAEAPKVSF; translated from the coding sequence GTGACTGCCGCATTCCCCGTGCTGATCGCTCTGTCAACGACCGCCCAGGTGCTCATCGGCGTCGCGATCGGCGGCGTGCTGTTGGCGATGTATCTGGTGGGCGTCTTCAACCGCCTCGTGGCCTTGCGAAATCGGCTGGACAACGCGTTTTCGCAGATCGACGTTCAGCTTCAACGGCGTTACGATTTGATCCCCAACCTCGTCGAGACGGTCAAGGGCTACATCAAGCACGAGCGCGAGACGCTCGAGGCGGTCATCAACGCCCGCAATCAAGCGGTTGGCGCCGCCAAGGCCGCAGCCGCGGCGCCGGGCGATCCCGCGGCGATGCACGCCTTGGGAGGAGCCGAGAACGCGCTCGGCGCCACGCTGGGGCGGTTGTTCGCCCTGGCCGAGGCGTATCCCGATCTCAAGGCGAACCAGAACATGGCCCAACTGACCGAGGAACTGACCGCCACGGAGAACAAGGTTGCCTTCGCCCGGCAGGCGTACAATGACTCGGTGAACAGCTACAACGCGTACCGGCAGTCGTTCCCCCCCGTCGCGTTCGCCGGCATGTTCGGCCACAGCCAGGACGCCGAGTACCTGGAGTTCGACAGCAAGGCGATCGCCGAAGCGCCGAAGGTGAGCTTCTGA
- a CDS encoding M48 family metallopeptidase, which yields MSTDFFERQDAARRSTTWLVVMFVLGVLGIVGGTMAVAWAVLEGASGYKAAGEGRVLDLPEMFGHLTPDDLVAMLAAGGASLALIGGGSLYKVAQLSGGGSVVAEGLGGKRVYPDSADAVERRLLNVVEEMALASGVPVPPVYMLQTESGINAFAAGYSPSDAIVAVTRGAAEQLSREELQGVVAHEFSHILNGDMRLNIRLIGVLHGLLLLGLIGRIMLRMISHSGRRSSDSKSGGGVAVVALIGLALFVLGYLGTLMGSLIKAAVSRQREYLADASAVQFTRNPGGLAGALKRIGARAIGSRIQAPNAAEASHLFFAQGVWEGLTSLTATHPPLEKRILALEPQWDGKFPTAETRPAVERELAGGTDPRRRGEQVAALAAGAVAAAAAGATMTDAAEVPLAVVKRAADQVGDPQELHRAYAARLIDALPPLVRDSAREPYGARAVLFGLLLDRDPGVREKQLATLAAYATKDVTALTVKLSPHLDMLEARMRLPLVDMSLPALRAMSPEQYRTFRQCFVELVKADNRLGLFEWVLHRVLLRHLQPQFEHTARTKVAYYGLQKLGRECSVLLSTLAHADNRLAEAPAALARGAAMLSGARVTLLDPAECGLEPLRGALDALARVAPKQRQSLVAACAATICADHEVTVAEGELLRGVCDMLDCPMPPLLPGQPVAA from the coding sequence ATGTCCACCGACTTCTTTGAACGCCAGGACGCCGCGCGGCGGTCGACGACGTGGCTGGTGGTCATGTTCGTCTTGGGCGTGCTGGGGATCGTCGGCGGGACGATGGCCGTCGCCTGGGCGGTCCTTGAAGGGGCGAGCGGCTACAAGGCCGCCGGCGAAGGTCGCGTCCTCGACCTGCCCGAGATGTTCGGGCACTTGACCCCTGACGATCTCGTCGCGATGCTCGCCGCGGGGGGGGCATCGCTGGCGTTGATCGGCGGAGGCAGTCTCTACAAAGTCGCCCAACTCTCCGGCGGCGGTTCGGTCGTCGCCGAGGGGCTCGGCGGCAAGCGGGTCTATCCCGATTCGGCCGACGCCGTGGAGCGTCGGTTGCTGAACGTAGTCGAGGAGATGGCCCTCGCCTCGGGGGTCCCCGTGCCGCCGGTCTACATGCTTCAGACGGAATCGGGGATCAACGCCTTCGCCGCCGGCTACTCCCCCAGCGACGCGATCGTTGCCGTCACCCGCGGCGCGGCCGAGCAACTCTCGCGCGAGGAGCTGCAAGGGGTCGTCGCCCATGAGTTCAGCCACATCCTCAACGGCGACATGCGGCTCAACATCCGGCTGATCGGCGTGCTGCACGGCCTGCTGCTGTTGGGGCTCATCGGCCGGATCATGCTCCGGATGATCAGTCACTCGGGCCGAAGATCCAGCGATTCGAAGAGCGGAGGAGGCGTCGCGGTCGTGGCGCTGATCGGGCTGGCTCTGTTCGTCCTGGGGTATTTGGGAACGCTCATGGGGAGCCTCATCAAGGCGGCCGTTTCGCGGCAGCGCGAGTATCTGGCTGACGCCTCGGCCGTGCAGTTCACCCGCAATCCCGGCGGATTGGCCGGAGCGCTGAAGCGAATCGGGGCGCGGGCGATCGGCTCGCGAATTCAGGCCCCCAACGCGGCCGAGGCGAGCCACCTGTTTTTCGCCCAAGGGGTGTGGGAGGGACTCACCTCGCTGACTGCGACCCACCCGCCGCTGGAAAAGCGAATCCTGGCGCTCGAGCCGCAATGGGACGGCAAGTTTCCCACGGCCGAGACCCGGCCTGCCGTCGAGCGAGAACTCGCGGGCGGAACCGATCCGCGACGACGCGGCGAGCAAGTGGCTGCGCTGGCCGCCGGCGCAGTCGCCGCTGCGGCGGCAGGAGCAACCATGACCGACGCCGCCGAGGTCCCGTTGGCGGTGGTCAAGCGCGCGGCTGACCAAGTGGGGGATCCTCAGGAGCTCCACCGGGCCTACGCCGCGAGGCTGATTGACGCGTTGCCGCCGCTGGTGCGCGACAGCGCCCGCGAGCCGTACGGCGCCCGGGCGGTGCTGTTCGGGCTGCTGCTCGACCGCGATCCCGGCGTTCGCGAAAAGCAACTCGCCACTCTTGCCGCCTACGCGACCAAGGACGTCACGGCGCTGACCGTCAAACTGTCGCCGCACCTGGACATGCTCGAGGCCCGCATGCGGCTGCCGCTGGTGGACATGTCGCTTCCCGCGTTGCGGGCCATGTCGCCGGAGCAGTACCGGACGTTCCGGCAATGCTTCGTCGAGTTGGTCAAGGCCGACAACCGGTTGGGTCTGTTCGAGTGGGTGCTGCATCGCGTGCTGCTGCGCCACCTGCAGCCGCAGTTCGAGCATACGGCCCGGACGAAGGTCGCCTACTACGGCCTGCAGAAGCTTGGGCGCGAGTGCTCGGTGCTGCTGTCGACGTTGGCCCACGCCGACAATCGTCTTGCCGAGGCCCCGGCGGCATTGGCCCGGGGCGCCGCGATGTTGTCCGGGGCGAGGGTGACGCTGCTCGACCCGGCCGAGTGCGGCCTGGAGCCGCTTCGCGGCGCGCTCGACGCGCTGGCTCGCGTGGCCCCCAAGCAGCGCCAGTCGCTGGTCGCCGCCTGCGCAGCGACGATCTGCGCCGATCACGAGGTGACCGTCGCCGAGGGAGAGCTCCTGCGCGGGGTGTGCGACATGCTCGATTGCCCCATGCCCCCGCTCCTGCCGGGGCAGCCGGTGGCGGCGTGA
- a CDS encoding HdeD family acid-resistance protein, whose protein sequence is MNGLVEPRSSDPIAKLLNHELRRLHEQWWCFLLLGALLVACGTIAIVYPFISTLAAVSVLGGLLLVSGVATVISSFWTGQWSAFLLQLLVGILYAVVGLAVIDKPLATAGVLTLFIGTFAIVVGTVRIVAALSIKYPLWGWSLLNGAVTALFGVLIYRLVAKEPAAVLWIIGLVVGIELLLNGWTWVALGLQLRKVGPCVADEAAGGTRVG, encoded by the coding sequence ATGAACGGCCTCGTCGAACCGCGTTCGTCCGATCCGATCGCCAAGTTGCTCAATCACGAGTTGCGTCGGCTTCACGAACAGTGGTGGTGCTTCCTGCTGTTGGGCGCGCTGCTCGTCGCGTGCGGCACGATCGCGATCGTCTACCCGTTCATCTCGACCCTGGCGGCCGTGTCGGTCCTGGGGGGGCTGCTGTTGGTGAGCGGCGTGGCCACGGTCATCAGCTCGTTTTGGACCGGCCAATGGAGCGCTTTCTTGCTGCAGTTGCTGGTTGGCATTCTGTACGCGGTCGTGGGATTGGCGGTGATCGACAAGCCGCTGGCCACGGCGGGGGTGCTGACGCTGTTCATCGGCACGTTCGCCATCGTCGTCGGCACAGTGCGCATCGTCGCCGCGCTCTCGATCAAGTATCCCCTGTGGGGTTGGTCGCTTCTGAACGGCGCCGTGACCGCGCTGTTCGGCGTGCTGATCTATCGGCTGGTGGCCAAGGAGCCGGCCGCCGTACTGTGGATCATCGGTCTGGTGGTGGGGATCGAACTGCTCCTGAACGGCTGGACCTGGGTCGCGCTCGGGCTGCAGTTGCGAAAGGTCGGCCCCTGCGTCGCCGACGAAGCCGCCGGCGGAACGAGAGTCGGCTAA
- a CDS encoding diacylglycerol kinase, with amino-acid sequence MPADHDDDRDFRCRTWPRKFADAARGIKIAVRGEASYFVHMLATAIVVLAGVTARITLSRWAALVLCVALVLVAESLNTAIERLARAVTREQDARVRDALDIASGAVLLAAIGAAVAGALILGPPLVAMLEKR; translated from the coding sequence ATGCCCGCCGACCACGACGACGATCGCGACTTCCGGTGTCGCACTTGGCCGCGGAAGTTCGCCGACGCCGCGCGGGGGATCAAGATCGCCGTGCGCGGCGAGGCGAGCTACTTCGTCCACATGCTCGCCACGGCGATCGTCGTGCTGGCCGGGGTGACGGCCCGGATTACGCTGTCGCGCTGGGCCGCGCTGGTGTTGTGCGTCGCGCTGGTGCTCGTGGCCGAAAGCCTGAACACGGCGATCGAACGACTCGCCCGCGCCGTGACCCGCGAGCAGGACGCCCGGGTCCGCGATGCGCTGGACATCGCCAGCGGTGCCGTGCTCTTGGCGGCGATCGGCGCCGCGGTTGCCGGGGCCCTGATTCTCGGGCCGCCGCTGGTGGCGATGCTCGAAAAACGGTGA
- a CDS encoding DNA topoisomerase IV subunit A codes for MAKKVRRPAGAPATKTRVALSARDKKTMGSLVGLADRVVSAADAKKDPYVDIPSRTLSNVHYSPRKRIIEMGSGKNRRQLFDLSQAKAYMRTMLVASGCKRLLDSGKTTSLRGMYYMLKHRIAGSTENTFEDQSDSDPIIEDLEVLLGSIREELHLYAKAAGSMVGPITLVDKGDTIDCSRMGSGGYSIPSIVESNIIELDRKKCGAKFVLHVEKDTVWQRFNEDRFWEKHHCLLTHGGGQPPRGVRRLLHRLNTELNLPVYCVLDNDPWGYYIYSVLKQGSINLAFESQRMAIPDAKYLGLRSIDVERYKLPDAALIGLNENDRKRAKQIANYPWFEKKRPWQAEIQRMLKNDFKVEVEGLMTIDISYVTEVYVPERLQAQDWLD; via the coding sequence ATGGCCAAGAAAGTCCGCCGCCCTGCCGGGGCTCCTGCTACGAAGACGCGCGTCGCCTTGTCGGCGCGGGACAAAAAAACGATGGGGTCGCTCGTGGGGCTCGCCGATCGGGTGGTCAGCGCCGCCGATGCGAAGAAGGACCCCTACGTCGACATCCCCAGCCGCACGCTGTCGAACGTCCACTACAGCCCGCGGAAGCGGATCATCGAGATGGGTTCCGGCAAGAACCGCCGGCAGCTGTTCGACCTGTCGCAGGCCAAGGCGTACATGCGCACGATGCTGGTCGCCAGCGGATGCAAACGGCTGTTGGACTCCGGCAAGACGACGAGCTTGCGGGGCATGTACTACATGCTCAAACACCGCATCGCCGGCTCGACGGAAAACACATTTGAAGATCAGTCGGACAGCGACCCGATTATTGAGGATTTGGAAGTCCTGCTCGGCAGCATTCGCGAAGAGCTGCATTTGTACGCCAAGGCGGCCGGCAGCATGGTCGGGCCGATCACGCTCGTTGACAAAGGGGACACTATTGATTGTTCGCGCATGGGTTCCGGCGGCTACAGCATTCCGTCGATCGTCGAGTCGAATATCATCGAATTGGATCGCAAGAAATGCGGCGCCAAGTTCGTATTGCATGTCGAAAAGGACACCGTCTGGCAGCGGTTCAACGAGGATCGTTTCTGGGAAAAGCACCATTGCCTGCTGACCCACGGCGGCGGCCAGCCGCCGCGCGGCGTTCGCAGACTGCTGCACCGACTCAACACGGAACTCAACCTGCCGGTGTACTGCGTGCTCGATAACGATCCCTGGGGGTACTACATCTACAGCGTGCTCAAGCAGGGGTCGATCAATCTCGCTTTTGAGAGCCAACGAATGGCGATCCCCGACGCCAAGTACCTGGGTTTACGAAGCATCGACGTCGAGCGCTACAAGCTCCCTGACGCGGCTCTCATCGGCTTGAATGAAAATGACCGAAAGCGGGCCAAACAGATAGCCAACTACCCCTGGTTCGAGAAGAAACGGCCTTGGCAAGCCGAGATTCAGCGGATGCTCAAGAACGACTTCAAGGTGGAAGTCGAAGGCCTGATGACCATCGACATCAGCTACGTCACCGAAGTCTACGTCCCCGAGCGGCTCCAGGCGCAAGACTGGCTCGATTGA
- a CDS encoding DNA topoisomerase VI subunit B, translated as MAAKQRDISVSEFFAKNRHLLGFDNPRKALLTTIKEAVDNSLDACEEAGILPEIWVHIETTGADRFKVGIQDNGPGILKKQIPLIFGKLLYGSKFHRLRQSRGQQGIGISAAGMYGVQTTGKPVKIISRISPKKPAHYYEIAIDTKRNEPKILNGKGEGVDIPPGSAGAEYIAKHGIEWVDQPHGTRVTIELEAKYIRGRGSVDEYLHQTAIANPHVTLHYLDPDGTQRDYVRAADKLPPEPKEILPHPYGVELGRLAAMLSEADGTTVSQFFTTTFSRVSPSIARKICTTAKVSPRTPAKKIDRAGADALYHAIQGTKIAPPATDCICPIGEELILKGLHQVVPGEFYAAATRPPAVYRGNPFVIEVGLAYGGTAPTQNVTKDLLLELLEETDARTVRQFLIHTFNGLGSDAADRIIKNSGLGTRSAPGKLKPKESEKLFAAMQNVNVAEGQSMEVLRLANRVPLQFQQAACAITQTVMQTNWRSYGLSQSRGGLPKGPVTLMVHMASVWVPFTSESKEAVAGYPEIQKEIRLGLQAVGRKLGMYLRRRLRVKQQSDRREVFMRYLKEVSVAVSEINGAKQDALYDQLLKVAKKVTADADMKMDDRGRKLKAEEIDYGENVLIVDPANHAAAIRRTPVVESESSP; from the coding sequence ATGGCGGCCAAGCAGCGCGACATCTCGGTCAGCGAGTTCTTCGCCAAGAACCGGCACCTCTTGGGATTCGACAACCCCCGCAAGGCGCTCCTCACGACGATCAAAGAGGCGGTCGACAACTCGCTCGACGCCTGCGAGGAGGCGGGCATCCTCCCCGAGATCTGGGTCCACATCGAGACGACCGGCGCCGACCGCTTCAAGGTCGGCATCCAAGACAACGGCCCGGGGATCCTCAAGAAGCAAATTCCGTTGATCTTCGGCAAGCTGCTGTACGGTTCGAAGTTCCATCGCCTGCGGCAAAGCCGCGGGCAGCAGGGGATCGGCATCAGCGCGGCGGGGATGTACGGCGTGCAGACGACCGGCAAGCCGGTGAAGATCATCTCGCGAATCAGCCCCAAGAAGCCGGCCCACTACTACGAAATCGCGATCGACACGAAACGCAACGAACCCAAAATCCTCAACGGCAAAGGGGAAGGAGTCGACATCCCCCCCGGGTCCGCCGGGGCCGAGTACATTGCCAAGCACGGCATCGAATGGGTCGATCAGCCGCACGGCACGCGGGTCACGATCGAGCTCGAGGCCAAATACATTCGCGGCCGGGGGAGCGTCGACGAGTATCTCCACCAGACCGCGATCGCCAATCCGCACGTGACGCTCCACTACCTCGATCCCGACGGCACGCAGCGGGACTACGTGCGAGCGGCCGATAAGCTCCCCCCCGAACCGAAAGAGATCTTGCCCCACCCGTACGGGGTCGAATTGGGCCGGTTGGCCGCGATGCTGTCCGAGGCGGACGGGACGACGGTCTCGCAGTTCTTCACGACGACCTTCTCGCGGGTCTCGCCGTCGATCGCCCGAAAGATCTGCACGACGGCCAAAGTCTCGCCCCGAACGCCGGCCAAGAAGATCGACCGCGCCGGGGCCGACGCCCTGTATCACGCAATCCAAGGGACGAAGATCGCCCCGCCGGCGACCGACTGCATCTGCCCGATCGGCGAGGAGCTGATCCTCAAGGGGCTGCATCAGGTCGTGCCGGGCGAGTTCTACGCCGCCGCGACCCGCCCGCCGGCCGTCTATCGCGGCAATCCGTTCGTCATCGAGGTGGGGCTCGCATACGGCGGCACGGCGCCCACGCAGAACGTCACCAAGGACTTGCTCCTGGAATTGCTCGAAGAGACGGACGCCCGCACCGTGCGGCAGTTTCTCATCCATACGTTCAACGGCCTGGGCTCCGACGCGGCCGATCGGATCATCAAGAACTCGGGGCTCGGCACCCGCAGCGCCCCGGGCAAGCTGAAGCCGAAGGAGAGCGAGAAACTGTTCGCCGCGATGCAGAACGTGAACGTCGCCGAAGGGCAATCGATGGAGGTGCTGCGGCTGGCCAATCGCGTGCCGCTGCAGTTCCAGCAGGCGGCCTGCGCGATCACGCAGACCGTCATGCAGACCAACTGGCGCAGCTACGGACTGAGCCAGTCGCGCGGCGGATTGCCCAAGGGCCCGGTGACGCTGATGGTTCACATGGCCAGCGTGTGGGTCCCGTTCACCAGCGAGTCGAAAGAAGCGGTCGCCGGGTATCCGGAGATCCAAAAGGAAATCCGACTGGGCCTGCAGGCGGTCGGCCGCAAGCTGGGAATGTACCTCCGCCGCCGCTTGCGGGTGAAGCAGCAAAGCGACCGCCGCGAGGTGTTCATGCGGTACCTCAAGGAGGTGTCGGTCGCCGTGAGCGAGATCAACGGCGCCAAGCAGGACGCACTGTACGACCAACTGCTCAAGGTCGCCAAGAAGGTGACCGCCGACGCCGACATGAAGATGGACGACCGCGGCCGGAAGCTCAAAGCCGAGGAAATCGACTACGGCGAAAACGTCTTAATCGTCGACCCCGCGAACCACGCCGCGGCGATTCGGCGCACGCCGGTCGTCGAGTCAGAATCATCCCCTTGA